Genomic DNA from Felis catus isolate Fca126 chromosome E3, F.catus_Fca126_mat1.0, whole genome shotgun sequence:
gtcagacgctccaccgactgagccacccaggcgcccaaaccTTTTTCATGAGTAGTTGAACCTACGTTAACCTTTCTCTCATTTTGACTTCCTGTGTTTCTCATCTGTACCGTATCTTTTGGGAGGCAGACTTTGGCCAGCCGTCTAACCTCTTACATCTTCAGTGTCGTCTTTGAAAAGTAAGGGGAGTAATACTCCCTATACataattgtatgtgtgtgttcagaGGCTTTCTAAATGGTAAAGCCTACACAAGTTAAAAGTCTTTTCGTTAATTATAATGATATATATGTCACTCTGTTGTTTTCAACATGTGACACATGGTCACATCCAAGCCACCAGTAAGTCTTTTGGTTTTACCTCCAAAATACGTCTCGACTCTTTCTGCGTCTTTGCCACCATCTTGATCATCTCCTGCTTGGACCACTGTTAAGTGCtgcttcccttctttttctctctaaccTATTCTCTGTTGACATACGCCAGGCAAAATGACCTTTTACGCCAGGCAATGTAAAAACATATAGCTCCCTGCTAAAATAAGAAGATTAAGCCATAATTCTTAGTGTGGCCCATTTCTTGGATAATCTGGTTCTGCCTGCCTCTGTCACTTCTTCTCGTGCGGCTCTGTCCCTCACTTAACTTTGCTTCACTCCCATCGCCTTATTCTCAGACATGTGGAGTAATTTCTGACCTCAAGTCTGGTGCCTGGAAAAATCTCTGAATGACTGGCTCATACTCATCGGTGGGTCTCAGCCTAAGTGTCATCTTTTCAGAAGAGCCTTCTTTAAGTTATTCATCCCCCATTAACAGACCACCCTACACATTTCCTTTCTAGAAGTTATCtccatttaattttaacttatttgcttgtatttgtttttttctgtctgttgCACTAGTATATGAGTTTCAAAGGACAGGTGCCTTGTTTGTCTTGTTCTGTATTATATTTCTAGTTTCTGCAGGCCTGGCACATATATTTGTTGAACGTGTTAATTCTTACAGTGTTGGAAGAGTAGGCCCTGGTGACTCATCTAATTATaacctattttatattttctgattttagtgTTATCTCCCTAATGAGATCCTACAATGTTTGTGGGTATAAAGTAaactctttacattttttttcacatactAGGTGGTtagcaaatacttactgaattgaATTGGCATGATTTTCAGGATATATGTTTGGTCTTTTGTTCTGCTTCACAGAAACTAATTATGCTCTCCAGCAGAATATCCATTGATGTAGACAAAGAACTGTGATGGACTGACCTTTCCTTGTCTCACTTATGCTGCCATTATTGTTTGTCTGGTCTTCCCAATAGACCCTCAGTCTTCTGGGAGGAGTGTGAAGATGCTAAAGGAGCGTCCAGGGATGGCAGAAGACCCCCAGCAACAGATGGGTGTTCCTGTGGTAAAGCTGGAGAAAGAGTTGCCATgggccagggggagggaggaCCCTAGTCCTGAGACTTTTCGTCTGAGGTTTCGGCAGTTCCGCTACCAGGAGGCAGCTGGTCCTCAGGAAGCCCTCAGGGAACTCCAGGAACTCTGTCGCCAGTGGCTGAGGCCTGAGCTGCATACCAAGGAGCAGATCATGGAGCTGCTGGTGCTGGAGCAGTTCCTGACCATCCTGCCACGGGAGTTCTATGCCTGGATTCGGGAGCATGGCTTGGAGAGTGGCAAGGCTCTTGTGGCCATGGTGGAGGACTTCACAGAGAGAACGTTGGAGGCCAAGGCGGTGGGTGAGAAGGGGGTATCTGGGTCTTGTTTTGTCGGTATGGGAAGGGGACATTTAAAGAATTGAAAGGTTTGAAGAAGCAGTGGGAGTAGATGAGGTGTACAGTCTCCTTCATCTGCTCCCAGACTCCCTGAGGTACTTTTTGGAAGGCAGTGGAGTTTTCAGCATGAGAATCCATTCCCAAGGAAGATGCAGGGCCTGTAGAAGAGCTGTTAGCTTCCTTTCTGGTCATCAGGACAAAGGCCTGGCCATATTTCCTTTGTGAGCCCCAGGCCAAGAAGGTAGTCGTGACCAATTTGAAGATCCCTCATAGACTCCTTCTCTTTGGGCAGAGATGCATGTGGAAAGTGGGGAATTCCAATTGGGTGAATATTATCATTAAGAAGCATTGTCTAAACAGTGCTGTTTCGATATCTGGGACGTTGGCTCAAGTGGCTCACGTTAGTGGTTCTGTGGTGGTGTTCTGGTGACACCGAGTAACTGCATCTCAGATGCTTCCTTGGGACTCTGGCCACATGTTTGTCATTCTGTGGTATAGTCACCTTATTGTTGGCTGGGAAAGAAGAGAGTAGGACTGAACATTACTGTTTTGCTTGCAAGTAATCATCTTTCTTcagtttattcttccttttcctacTGCAGTTATTCGTGACTTCCTCTGTAAtcctaagaattatttttttattcccaatTCAGGAGCTTAAAAGTAGACCAAGAAGGGCCTGTTTTTGTGAGTGTATCACAGTGCGAGTTGTCCTGATTTTCCTCGCTGTTTTCAGAGCAAGTTTTTCTCACTAGCTAATTCACTGCTGAATCAAggctttgtattttttactttcagcATTTATAATTGGGGGATTGTTTTCCTAGTAGGGAGCATTTTGGGCTAAAGTTGTCAACCAAACAATATTTAGTCTCTCTGTGATATTATTCCTGGTGGAATTTGGTCAGTATTGAGGCAGGCAGGAGGGACCCTTGTAAAAGGGCAGGGACACATAACAGTTGCTCGGAGCCTGATAAAGAGAGGTTAACCTCTTTTTCACCTTCTCACTGATGTCCTGGGGAAGAGCTGAGCCAGCTTTGTCCTCCTCTTGCAGTTGGAATggtccttttctttgttctctttttaggTTTTAATTCAACTCCCTCACCCAGGCCTCATTCTAATAGGTGTTGGGGACTGTTCTTAGGTTCCATGCCTCGTGCAGGGAGAACGGGAGGAGACAGCACTTTGCAGAGGCCCTTGGGAACCAGGTGTTCACCTGGGGCCAGTGGAGGTCAAGCCTGAGTGGGGGATGCCCCATGGGGAAGGAGTTCAAGGCCTAGACCAAGGCACTGAGGAGCAACTCAGTCAAGACCCTGGAGCTGGGACACAAGCCTTCCAGGAGCAGGGTAAGATGTGAACAGTAAAGAAGTAAGGATGCAGAAAACTGCACTTTGTGACCCTCCTTTACAAGCCCAGCAATTGATAAATAAGTTATCTGTGAGCTGTAATTAGGAGTTTTCCTGATTACTTCCTTGACTTCAGTAGGAAACAGATGAAGTGAAATTGTCTTCTATACCTTGACTCTCTGATTTTTGCAGGGGATATCTGGGGTTGTGCTCTCTtaccatttcttctcttctttccctcacaTCCCTTCTAGAAACCTCCTGGAAATATGCAGGTGACATAGAGGGGGATTTTTTAAGTGGGCAGACAAACCATATCCCTAAAAGTAATGTATGACTTCATTGTGTTACTGAATCTCAAAGAGGGTTATTCCCAGAGTGTGACCAGAGAGCATGAATAGCCTTCAAGGGCCAGGGTACATTGGGTCGAGACCGTCTGCCCAGTTGAGAAGAGGGTAGGTCTGTGTGGAATCTCCTTAAGGTTCCTGGGTTCTGTGTGTCAGGCAGTGGACACCTTTGAACAAGCTAACTACAAGACAGCA
This window encodes:
- the ZSCAN25 gene encoding zinc finger and SCAN domain-containing protein 25 isoform X3, translated to MLKERPGMAEDPQQQMGVPVVKLEKELPWARGREDPSPETFRLRFRQFRYQEAAGPQEALRELQELCRQWLRPELHTKEQIMELLVLEQFLTILPREFYAWIREHGLESGKALVAMVEDFTERTLEAKAVPCLVQGEREETALCRGPWEPGVHLGPVEVKPEWGMPHGEGVQGLDQGTEEQLSQDPGAGTQAFQEQALPVLQAGSGLPPVNRDQEMAAGFLSAGPQGLGPFKDMTLAFPEEEWRHVTPAQIDCFGEYVEPQDCGVSPPEEDSECIEGIDGETTEMIQESLRKSTASVTENQSSSRR